The following is a genomic window from Prunus persica cultivar Lovell chromosome G7, Prunus_persica_NCBIv2, whole genome shotgun sequence.
ttgaaatagacTGCAAAAATCATACTGAAACGGAGGTTTCCGAAAAGATCTGAAGAATATGAGTTGAGGACTTCGTCCGGAAGGATATGGAGAACCTTTCTATGGTACGTATGGCTTACTGTTCTAAGGTTATTGGCAGATGATGTTTTCGAGTGAAAGTTTCAAATAGAGTCAGTTTCGAGTTTGGTGTCGACTGAAAGTTTGGCTTTTATAATGGATTATGAGTTTCAAGGTAGGTGTCGGTATCACTGTGTCTATTTAATTGGTAGATGGAATGGTGTGAATGGTAGGTGGTATGCGGAAGTAAACGTTGGCTTTTGCATGTGGTCCTACAACCACTGGGAATCTTACCTTTTGTATATGTGTGTACTGACATAGAAACCTGCATTTGTATATGTGTGTTTGTATTTGTGTGTTTGTATATCTGCATTTGTATATCTgtatatgtatttgtatttgtatttgtatttgtatttgtatgtgtatttgtaaacaggagtacatgtattttgttttgggtaaaATTGGTAAAATTCATGTGTGGTTTTCGACCTGCAGGGGATGAGGCAGGATTTTCTATTCAAATGTACCACAATGGTGAAATAAGAGGTAACTATTATGTGAATGGGTCTGTGGATTGGTTTGATTATTGTGATAAAGATAGAATGTCAATGACTGAGATAGATGCCATGGTCAAGGAGTTAGGGCACGAAGGTTTGATTAACTACTGGTACAGTATTCAAGGTGATAGTTTTGATGGTGGCCTAGTTAAGCTGAGTGAAGATACAGATGTCTTAGACATGCTAGTATTTGTGCCTGACACTAGGGTGATAAATATATTCCTAGAACATGTCTTGGCATGCACTAAAGAGCAGTTTTACAGTCAAGTGGGTTCAaacatatttataaatttggaTGATGAATTTGGGACCAATAGTGGGGTAGTGATTCAAGAGCTTGATGACAATTGTGGTGCCATTGTTCCAGTGGGTGGGGGAGTATCCCAGGTGCAAAAGgtgaaaaaaacaagtgtTGTAATAGAAGAGTTGAATGAAGAAGGGTTGAATGAAGAAGCATGTGGAGAAGGCAAAGAGTTGAATGAAGAAGGGTTGAATGAAGATGGCTTAAATGAAGATGGGTTGATTGATGAAGCTTCTAAACAAGGCAAAGAATCTGTCACTGTGAATAATGAGGAGAATTCTGACAAGGGCAAAGAAAAGCCAAGTCAAGGTTGTTCTGAtaaaggcaaaggcaaggtTGATGACATGTCACATAGGGTGAAGCGTGCATTTGGTAAAAAAAGAAGTGGCAGTTTGAGGAGGACAAGGACTATTCACCATAAAGACAAAGTTGTGGAAGGAAGGGTTGATGGCTACAGGACCGAGTTTCAAAGGCATTCCATGATGTTGAGAAGTGGAAGAAGTTTGGCAAATGCTGCAAACTTTGAAGGCTTGGATGATGATGCTTTTGATAGTGAGGACTCAGATTATATGATTCCCAAGAACTTcagtgaagatgaagatgaagatgatgtttttttttatgaatggGTGGATGACCAAACTGAATGGACAGGGGCTAAAGAAACTGGGAATAAGGCTGCTCCTGATTGGCCTACAGATGTTGAATTGGATTCTGACGATTCTAAGTGCAGGGATTATGCCAAGTATAATTCTGATGAGGAAGTTGATAAGAATTGGCCAGAGTTCAATGCTGCAACTGACATGGCAGATCCAAAGTTTGAGATTGGGCTGTTGTTTAGTGATTGTAAGGTGTTTAGGGCAGCTGTCAGAGAGTACTTCATCTTGCAGAATAGGGATGTAGTGTTTATTAGGAATGAGGCTTTGAAGCTGAAGGCAGTTTGTGGGGACCCAGATTGTGAGTGGATGATATATGCTTCAAAAATGCAACATGAGAACACATTGCAAGTGAAGACATATGTAGGTGAGCACACATGTACACAGCTATGGGAGAACCCTACTGTGAAGTCAACATGGATAAGCAAGAAATATGTTCACAGTTTGAAGTCCAATCCCCAGTGGCCAGTGAAGTCATTGAAGGAGACTGTTGAGAAGGATTATAATACAGGGGTGTCAAGACAACAAGTGTATAGGGAAAATATAAGGCACTAAAGCTGATTGAGGGCAGTTTCAATGAACAATATTCAAGAATTTGGGATTACTGTGAGGAATTAAGGAAGACTAACCCAGGAACCACAGCAATGGTTAAGTGTGATTTCCAACAACAAGTGGGGCAACCAAAGTTTCAAAGGTTGTATGTTTGTTTAGGAGCTGCTAAGGAAGGCTTCAAAGCTGGGTGCAGGCCTATTATAGGTTTAGATGGGTGCTTTTTGAAGAGTGTTTATGCAAGGCAACTGTTAACTGCTGTGGGTATAGATGCCAATAATGAAACCTGGGTAATTGCTTATGCAGTTGTGGAATCAGAGTGCAAGGAATCTTGGATTTGGTTTTTGGAGTTATTGGTTAAGGATTGTGAGATTGTGAATCAATTTGGCCTCACCTTTATATCCGACAAACAAAAAGGTTTACTACTTGCTTTTGAGCAAGTGGTCCCTAATTGTGACCACCGGTTCTGTGCAAGACACATGTTTTCCAACTACAGGGTGCTTTTCAAAGCAAAAAGCCTCAGAGACAAGTTTTGGGAAGCATCATATGCAACCACTATCCCCCACTTTACAAGGCCATGGAAGACCTGAAAAAACTATCAAAGGATGCATATGAATGGCTAACCACTCCAGATAAACCTCCAAGGCATTGGTCCAAATCACACTTCAACACTCATTTGAAGTGTGacatgttgttgaataatcTTTGCGAGTCCTTCAATGCTACCATATTGGAATGTAGGGATAGACCAATTCTGTCAATGTTTGAGTATATTAGATGTATACTGATGAGGAGAATACAAGCAAGAAAGGACAAAATGCTGACATGGAACAAGCCTATCTGCCCAAGGATATTTAAGAAGGTGGAGGGAAATAAAGCCAAGGCAGGTGCTTGTGTGGCAATGTGGTCAGGTGGAGGTAAATTCCAAGTGTCAGCTGGTGGCCATGCACAATATATTGTGGACTTGGAATTGAGAACTTGTTCTTGTAGAGCTTGGGATTTGCAGGGATGGCCTTGTGTTCATGCTATTGCAGCCATAAATTATAAAGGGGGTCTTAATGTCATGGATTTTGTGGATGACTGCTATTTGAAATCAACTTACTTGAAGACATATGAGAATCTCATACTGCCTATGAATGGGATGGATATGTGGGATAAGAGTGACTTTCCACCATGTCTTCCTCCGTCTTACTCTACACAGCCTGGAAGGCCAAGAAAATGTAGAACCAAAGAACAGGAAGAGCACAAGGGCAAGATGAAGATGAGAGCATCAAGAAACCAATCTGAAACTGCATTGTCTCGCATTCCTAACACATAGGACTCTCTCAAATGTGGACAATGTGGTAAAAAAGGGCACAATAAGAGGACTTGCCATTGGAATCTTCCCCCAAAAGCTAAACCTGCAACTAAGAGGAAGAGGGGTACTGAAAATACCCAGGTATAGCAACTCAATCTTTTTCAATTCTATCCCTTAATAACCCTAAGCGTTTGTTGCAAACTGATGTAGTTTTTATGTTGTAAACCACTCCATCTGACGCATCCACTCTAGCTGGTGATCCAAGCACCCTAAAGCAAAGATCCAAGCCTCCAAGGCGTGTGCAAAAAGGGAAGCCAAAACCAACTAAGAAAGGACATGCCACTTCTGAAGCACAACCAGCCTCAACTTTGCTTCCTCATGCATCAACTTCTGTTTCAACTGCAGGATCAAATGTTGTACATTGAAGCTCACTGAAAAAGCTATTTGATGATTCACGTTTTGTTGTTAGACTGGCAATTTGTGATTAggaggtttttgtttttgaaaaattggtCATGTATAACTAAGTGCTGACTTATTTTGATGGATGTAATTGCATTCACATAAGCCTCAACCACTGTGAATGCAAATACATCCACTGAAACTGCCATTTTGGAATGAATTtgaatggacatgaaatgtgtACGATATGCAATGTTATTATCTGGTTATTTTGAGCCATTTTGAATGCATAATTTTATGAGTTTTTGGGTTGCCACTTTGCTTCATTATTTTGGTCATTCACTTCATTGTTCCAGGTGCATCCATTTTCTAACTTCCCTGTTACATTATTTTTGCCATTCCATTTTCTACAAATTTTGCCATTCCATTCACTTCATCAAGTTACAAAAAAGTCGGCAATTAAACTGCTACATAACAATTAAACCTTACCCCATAACCCTTAATCCTACCCCATAAGCCCTTAAGCCTTACCCCATAACCCTTAATCCTAAAATCCTAAACCCTTAAACCcttaggggtcgtttggtacgggGGACTGTCATGGATTGGATTAAGTATTGGTACTGTCTTggattggcttggcttggcataAGCTGGATAACACTTGTACC
Proteins encoded in this region:
- the LOC18770542 gene encoding uncharacterized protein LOC18770542; its protein translation is MVKCDFQQQVGQPKFQRLYVCLGAAKEGFKAGCRPIIGLDGCFLKSVYARQLLTAVGIDANNETWVIAYAVVESECKESWIWFLELLVKDCEIVNQFGLTFISDKQKGLLLAFEQVGAFQSKKPQRQVLGSIICNHYPPLYKAMEDLKKLSKDAYEWLTTPDKPPRHWSKSHFNTHLKCDMLLNNLCESFNATILECRDRPILSMFEYIRCILMRRIQARKDKMLTWNKPICPRIFKKVEGNKAKAGACVAMWSGGGKFQVSAGGHAQYIVDLELRTCSCRAWDLQGWPCVHAIAAINYKGGLNVMDFVDDCYLKSTYLKTYENLILPMNGMDMWDKSDFPPCLPPSYSTQPGRPRKCRTKEQEEHKGKMKMRASRNQSETALSRIPNT